From Dermochelys coriacea isolate rDerCor1 chromosome 15, rDerCor1.pri.v4, whole genome shotgun sequence, a single genomic window includes:
- the THOC5 gene encoding THO complex subunit 5 homolog isoform X1, translating into MSSDSNKKRKPKVIRTDGAPQESKRSKADPDQDVKYYSEEAEVELRDPNKDYELYKQTCQELQRLMAEIQDLKSKGSKDSAVAIEERRIQSCMHFMTLKKLNRLAHIRLKKGRDQTHEAKQKVDAYHLQLQNLLYEVMHLQKEITKCLEFKSKHEEIDLVSVDEFYKEAPPEISKPDITLNEPHQQTLARLDWELEQRKRLAEKYKECLANKEKILKEIEVKKEYLSSLQPRLNSIMQASLPVQEYLFMPFDQAHKQYETARHLPPPLYVLFVQANAYGQACDKKLAVAIEGSVEEAKALYKPPEDSQDDESDSDAEEEQTTKRRRPTLGVQLDDKRKEMLKRHPLSVTIDLKCKDDSVLHLIFHYLINLNVMTVKTKVTTATEMTTPISAGDLLSPGSLLNCLYPGDHGRKTPNPANQFQFDKVGILTLSDYVTDLGHPYMWVQKLGGLHFPKDQPQHTVTADNSLSASHMEMTMKLLRTRLQSRLALHKQFASLEHGIVPVSSECQHLFPSKVVSRLVKWAALPYEDYLELSYTKDVVEAGLAEDTHLYYMALVERGTAKLQAAVVLNPGYSSMPPIFNLCLNWKGEKTNSNDDNIRAMESEVNVCYKELCGPRPGYQLLTNQLQRLCVVLDVYLETESHDTSVEGPKEFPQEKMCLRLVRGPNRMKPFKYNHPQGFFSHR; encoded by the exons ATGTCGTCTGATTCGAACAAGAAGAGGAAACCCAAGGTCATCCGCACTGATGGGGCCCCGCAGGAGAGCAAGCGGAGCAAGGCTGACCCTGACCAG GATGTGAAGTATTACAGTGAAGAGGCAGAGGTGGAACTCCGAGATCCCAACAAAGACTACGAACTCTACAAGCAAACCTGCCAGGAACTTCAGAGGCTCATGGCAGAAATCCAGGATCTGAAGAGCAAAGGCAGCAAAGACAGT GCTGTTGCAATAGAAGAGCGTCGGATCCAGAGCTGCATGCACTTCATGACCCTGAAGAAACTCAACCGTTTGGCTCATATTCGACTAAAGAAGGGGAGAGATCAGACCCATGAG GCAAAGCAGAAAGTAGACGCCTATCACCTGCAACTCCAGAACCTATTGTACGAGGTGATGCATCTGCAGAAGGAGATCACCAAATGCCTGGAGTTTAA GTCAAAACATGAGGAGATTGATCTAGTGAGCGTGGATGAATTTTACAAAGAGGCTCCTCCAGAAATCAGCAAACCTGACATTACCCTCAATGAGCCGCACCAACAGACCCTGGCCCGCCTCGACTGGGAGCTGGAGCAGCGCAAAAG GCTAGCGGAGAAGTATAAGGAGTGTCTGGCCAACAAGGAGAAGATCCTGAAGGAGATAGAAGTGAAGAAGGAATATCTGAGCAGCCTCCAGCCCCGGCTCAACAGCATCATGCAG GCCTCCCTTCCTGTCCAGGAGTATCTCTTCATGCCTTTCGACCAGGCACACAAGCAGTATGAGACAGCGAGACACTTGCCACCACCTCTCTATGTTCTCTTTGTCCAAGCCAATGCCTATGGTCAGGCCTGTG ATAAGAAGCTGGCTGTGGCAATCGAAGGGAGTGTGGAAGAAGCCAAGGCCCTCTACAAGCCACCAGAGGACTCCCAAG ATGACGAGAGTGATTCCGATGCTGAAGAAGAGCAGACCACG aagCGTCGCCGCCCCACGCTGGGCGTGCAGCTGGACGACAAGCGCAAGGAGATGCTGAAGAGACATCCACTCTCTgttaccattgacctcaagtGCAAAG ACGACAGCGTGCTCCACCTGATCTTCCACTACCTGATAAACCTCAATGTCATGACAGTGAAAACCAAGGTGACCACTGCTACGGAGATGACCACGCCCATCAGTGCTGG AGATCTGCTGTCTCCAGGCTCCCTGCTGAACTGCCTGTATCCTGGGGATCATGGGAGGAAAACTCCAAATCCAGCCAACCAGTTCCAGTTCGATAAAGTCGG CATCCTGACCCTGAGTGATTATGTGACAGATCTGGGGCATCCCTACATGTGGGTGCAGAAGCTGGgtggcctgcatttccccaaAGATCAGCCTCAG CACACAGTGACCGCAGATAACTCGCTGAGTGCCAGCCACATGGAGATGACTATGAAGTTGCTCAGGACGAGGCTGCAGTCCCGTCTGGCTCTCCACAAGCAGTTTGCTTCACTTG AGCATGGCATCGTGCCTGTCTCCAGCGAGTGCCAGCATCTCTTCCCTTCCAAGGTCGTGTCACGCTTGGTGAAGTGGGCTGCGCTCCCCTATGAGGATTACCTG GAGCTGTCCTACACCAAAGACGTTGTGGAGGCTGGCTTGGCTGAAGACACTCACCTCTATTATATGGCTCTGGTAGAGAGAGGGACAG CCAAACTCCAGGCAGCTGTCGTGCTGAATCCGGGCTACTCCTCCATGCCACCCATCTTTAACCTGTGTCTGAACTGGAAAGGGGAGAAAACCAATAGCAACGATGACAACATTCGG GCAATGGAGAGCGAGGTCAATGTGTGCTACAAGGAGCTGTGCGGACCAAGGCCTGGCTACCAGCTGCTGACCAATCAGCTACAGCGCTTGTGCGTCGTGCTGGACGTCTACCTGGAAACTGAGTCCCATGACACCAGCGTGGAAGGGCCCAAGGAGTTCCCCCAGGAGAAGATGTGCCTGCGTCTTGTCAG GGGGCCCAACCGCATGAAGCCATTCAAGTACAACCATCCTCAGGGGTTCTTCAGTCACCGCTGA
- the THOC5 gene encoding THO complex subunit 5 homolog isoform X2: MSSDSNKKRKPKVIRTDGAPQESKRSKADPDQDVKYYSEEAEVELRDPNKDYELYKQTCQELQRLMAEIQDLKSKGSKDSAKQKVDAYHLQLQNLLYEVMHLQKEITKCLEFKSKHEEIDLVSVDEFYKEAPPEISKPDITLNEPHQQTLARLDWELEQRKRLAEKYKECLANKEKILKEIEVKKEYLSSLQPRLNSIMQASLPVQEYLFMPFDQAHKQYETARHLPPPLYVLFVQANAYGQACDKKLAVAIEGSVEEAKALYKPPEDSQDDESDSDAEEEQTTKRRRPTLGVQLDDKRKEMLKRHPLSVTIDLKCKDDSVLHLIFHYLINLNVMTVKTKVTTATEMTTPISAGDLLSPGSLLNCLYPGDHGRKTPNPANQFQFDKVGILTLSDYVTDLGHPYMWVQKLGGLHFPKDQPQHTVTADNSLSASHMEMTMKLLRTRLQSRLALHKQFASLEHGIVPVSSECQHLFPSKVVSRLVKWAALPYEDYLELSYTKDVVEAGLAEDTHLYYMALVERGTAKLQAAVVLNPGYSSMPPIFNLCLNWKGEKTNSNDDNIRAMESEVNVCYKELCGPRPGYQLLTNQLQRLCVVLDVYLETESHDTSVEGPKEFPQEKMCLRLVRGPNRMKPFKYNHPQGFFSHR; the protein is encoded by the exons ATGTCGTCTGATTCGAACAAGAAGAGGAAACCCAAGGTCATCCGCACTGATGGGGCCCCGCAGGAGAGCAAGCGGAGCAAGGCTGACCCTGACCAG GATGTGAAGTATTACAGTGAAGAGGCAGAGGTGGAACTCCGAGATCCCAACAAAGACTACGAACTCTACAAGCAAACCTGCCAGGAACTTCAGAGGCTCATGGCAGAAATCCAGGATCTGAAGAGCAAAGGCAGCAAAGACAGT GCAAAGCAGAAAGTAGACGCCTATCACCTGCAACTCCAGAACCTATTGTACGAGGTGATGCATCTGCAGAAGGAGATCACCAAATGCCTGGAGTTTAA GTCAAAACATGAGGAGATTGATCTAGTGAGCGTGGATGAATTTTACAAAGAGGCTCCTCCAGAAATCAGCAAACCTGACATTACCCTCAATGAGCCGCACCAACAGACCCTGGCCCGCCTCGACTGGGAGCTGGAGCAGCGCAAAAG GCTAGCGGAGAAGTATAAGGAGTGTCTGGCCAACAAGGAGAAGATCCTGAAGGAGATAGAAGTGAAGAAGGAATATCTGAGCAGCCTCCAGCCCCGGCTCAACAGCATCATGCAG GCCTCCCTTCCTGTCCAGGAGTATCTCTTCATGCCTTTCGACCAGGCACACAAGCAGTATGAGACAGCGAGACACTTGCCACCACCTCTCTATGTTCTCTTTGTCCAAGCCAATGCCTATGGTCAGGCCTGTG ATAAGAAGCTGGCTGTGGCAATCGAAGGGAGTGTGGAAGAAGCCAAGGCCCTCTACAAGCCACCAGAGGACTCCCAAG ATGACGAGAGTGATTCCGATGCTGAAGAAGAGCAGACCACG aagCGTCGCCGCCCCACGCTGGGCGTGCAGCTGGACGACAAGCGCAAGGAGATGCTGAAGAGACATCCACTCTCTgttaccattgacctcaagtGCAAAG ACGACAGCGTGCTCCACCTGATCTTCCACTACCTGATAAACCTCAATGTCATGACAGTGAAAACCAAGGTGACCACTGCTACGGAGATGACCACGCCCATCAGTGCTGG AGATCTGCTGTCTCCAGGCTCCCTGCTGAACTGCCTGTATCCTGGGGATCATGGGAGGAAAACTCCAAATCCAGCCAACCAGTTCCAGTTCGATAAAGTCGG CATCCTGACCCTGAGTGATTATGTGACAGATCTGGGGCATCCCTACATGTGGGTGCAGAAGCTGGgtggcctgcatttccccaaAGATCAGCCTCAG CACACAGTGACCGCAGATAACTCGCTGAGTGCCAGCCACATGGAGATGACTATGAAGTTGCTCAGGACGAGGCTGCAGTCCCGTCTGGCTCTCCACAAGCAGTTTGCTTCACTTG AGCATGGCATCGTGCCTGTCTCCAGCGAGTGCCAGCATCTCTTCCCTTCCAAGGTCGTGTCACGCTTGGTGAAGTGGGCTGCGCTCCCCTATGAGGATTACCTG GAGCTGTCCTACACCAAAGACGTTGTGGAGGCTGGCTTGGCTGAAGACACTCACCTCTATTATATGGCTCTGGTAGAGAGAGGGACAG CCAAACTCCAGGCAGCTGTCGTGCTGAATCCGGGCTACTCCTCCATGCCACCCATCTTTAACCTGTGTCTGAACTGGAAAGGGGAGAAAACCAATAGCAACGATGACAACATTCGG GCAATGGAGAGCGAGGTCAATGTGTGCTACAAGGAGCTGTGCGGACCAAGGCCTGGCTACCAGCTGCTGACCAATCAGCTACAGCGCTTGTGCGTCGTGCTGGACGTCTACCTGGAAACTGAGTCCCATGACACCAGCGTGGAAGGGCCCAAGGAGTTCCCCCAGGAGAAGATGTGCCTGCGTCTTGTCAG GGGGCCCAACCGCATGAAGCCATTCAAGTACAACCATCCTCAGGGGTTCTTCAGTCACCGCTGA